The sequence TTTGACATTTCACATTGAATTCCTTCCAAAGACTTGCCTGAGGCACCCAGATTGCGAGTCGGCACGAATCAACAAAGACGCTGTGTTCCACCGAATGCGCTGTGCCCTGGAGCAGGTCATCGAGATAGTCACTGAGGCACGAAGCTGTGGGGAGAACAAGATCCTTCCTGCCAGCATCTACAACGGCATTAAGGATTTCAAGGTAGGATCAGAAATTAGACTTAGTGAAGAAGGCGATGTATATCATGGTAACAGCTCACGATTAGTGATGCTCGTCTGACATGTGTTGGCCCCTGAAGTTAAGTCATACTTCCTGTTGTGGGCAAAGCGTTGTATTGAACAAGTCTTTTCTAGCTTGTTTACAAACCACTGTAACGCTGCTTTTTCAGAAAATGACAGGAACATAATCTATTTTTATTAATGAGGCTCTCGAAAGACTCTATCTCTCgctgtgtgtgagtatgagcGTTGATTTTTGGTTACGCCtttaacattttttacattcactgtgtgtggcagcagcttcagatgTGACTCAGACAATCAACACGGAGAACCAAACCTGTCTATTTTATGATTCGGTTAATACGGTTATGTGAATCACCATTAAACCTACATCACTCTTACTaatcttctctctgctccttgtGCAGTGgcaaatgaaagaaacaaacatttgtggggggaaaaaaaacattttgaagggGTCTTTTCCACTGGGTGGAAAGTagaagaaagtattttaatgAAAGGACCTAGAGATGCTTATGGCTTTTAATAAATGGCTTTTACGCATTTAATGGCAGGGTTTAACTAAAGGCTTATGTAAACCTGCCATCTTAGGACACATAAGCAGAGACCATTACTCCTCTTAAAAACAGATCTTTGttgattaaagaaaagaaaaagataaacacattaaatataacacattaaaaatgcatcagCCTTTATGGTTGTGTGCTTTTGATGCTGTTTTGCAGAATTTATTATTCCCCTTTGATGGCCCAAGGTGAGTTTAAGGTTATACCCATACCCCACACTACTAGTTATTTAATAGTGAGGTCAAGTGCTTAACAATAATAAGAcaatttatcttatcttatcattGGTTAGTAAAGCtcttgtgtgtgttgctgcctCAGTCTTttcacttctcctctctcccatcCTTCAAATGCTCCTTCCACTCGCATCCCCCATTCACAACcttccccctccacctcctcctcctccctcttcactCATGCAGTCCAGCGTGGAGTGCCTGCGAGAGAACCTGTACTCCTTGTCACCCCAGAGCGTGGGCAGTCAGCTGGAGGCGCTGGTGGAGCGGACAGAGGACTTCACTGATTCAGCCTACACCAGCCACGAGCAGCGGCAGGCCATCCTAAGTTTGTGCCAGCTGGCGCGCCAGGACACTCAGCAGCTGATGCACGCCTGGATTGAGGCGGTATGTTGGCACAAGGaggcacagatgcacacacatacctaCAGGAATATTCATAAAAACATATgccactgtatgaataataattATGAGTATCTCATCTGTAAGACACTTGTAAAAGGAGAGCCTGATAATAAGATGCAAAAAGAAGAGGTATCTAAGCAAAAAAGAGGAGATGTGGGTTGGGTTGTGttgttcaacacacacacacacacacacacacacacacagcatactACACATATAGAAAATAGAAATCCATAcagacagacccacacacaTTAAGACTCCCTCCCTGGCTCTCACTCAGTCATTCACTTTGCCTACTCACTTTCTTTTCACACATCCCTCCTGGAATAACTGAGCATAATAACCCACTTGAATAACAGTTTTTACTAAGGCTCTTCGggctgagagagaaacatcacGTAGTGTTCCATGTCTTGTTGCCATTCAGCAGAATCTCCTTGGCCTTCAGAACTGATGGACTTATACAACACAAGTCATTATGCTGCAGTTTCTCtttgtaaacttttttttttcagtgtgctcAGAGCACACAAAGAGACTGCTGCCACATAATTGTACAGTAGAGCCTCATCTAGCCTTTGCAATTGAAGGTCATCTGGAGAACTGAAAAGGCCAGAGCACTGCAGTGCTTTGAAATTGCAGAGAAACTTTTCGAATGTGTAAATAATCATGGGTATTCTGCCATTTCAATTTGTGCTCTTGATTCTTATTGTGGCGAGTTTAGCAgcatatgtatttgttttggctgttttttttttcatcgcAACGGGTCTGGAATATGCAATATTTAAATGATATAATTTGCtcaattcagtttattttgattatACAAAATTACATGTTGAAATACCTGACTCTCCTTTCAGAACATAACAGTTCACAAATGGAAGTGGGAAGTCAAACAAATATGCTATTAAGACTGACTTAATTTTccatttcagtctttttccaATGCATTGTCatagctttgtgtgtgtgtgactggaaaACCAGATTGTGTCTCATGCTCTATTCTCTCCGTCTCACTGGAGCAGCAGTCTATCCATGCCAAGGAGGCCACAGAGGACATGGAGGTGGCCATCCTGAAGACATGCCAGAGCGTCATTGACCTCAGACGTGAGGTGAGCAGCAGTCAGTAACTGCTCTGCCCATCTGCACTCTGAGTCTGAATAGATGTACTCAGTTATAGAAACAGACAGACCTGATGTGGGTGTCTCTCAGTTACTGTTCTGGTTCTGTAACTGGTTTCCcacttttcttttccacatcaCTCTCCATCTCACCTGCtacttctgtctttctgtcaacTCAGCTATGTCACCATCTCacctctgctcttcttctttttttctctgcctcctcaaAATCCACCCTAGTTCAGTCCGTTCACTTATCTTTCCTTCTCCCATTTTACTTTCTCCACCCTTTTTAACTCCCTCCTATTCTTATTCTACAACTTCATCTTTGAtttctctttgcctcctccagctccataAGGTGGCAGTGAGTCGTGCCTCAGACTTGCTGAAAGTTCACGGGGAGCAGTTGCCTCTGCGGGCCCTCAAAGCTGCAGGTGCCGAGGGAAACCTGGAGGCAGTGGCGGAGTATTCGCGCACACTCACTGAGCAAaaggagcagctggtggaggtaGGCGAAGGGGACAGGGCCGAAGGTAGCAGGGAGGGAAAACTACACCAGTATATATCTGTAGTGAAGTTTAGATTGTTCCATATATCTCTCCATATTTATTGTTCTGCCTTCTTAGGCAAAAGAGAACACTAGGGTCAAATGAAAACCAACAATGCAGCCTAAAAATTCCCTCATTATTCACtggcactaaaaaaaaaagctaaaacgCCTGTGATGCTTAAGTGCAGTggtagtaatagtaatagttgGTCATTTCCAGatgtatttcattcatttttccactcatcCCCCCCCCCATGCTTCGCTCCAGACCTGTCGGCTGTTGTGCCATGTGTCGGGGACAGAGCCTCTGGAGATTACCTGTATACACGCTGAGGAGACCTTCCATGTCATTGGTCCACAGGTAACATTAAtccttcagctgttttctgtaTGGACTGTTGTTTTTAGTTAAGTCTTAATATTGTGGGCCATTGACTTGATGTGTAAATGGCAGCAAACgggggaaagaggagaagtCTACAAAGACATACAGGTTAACTTTAATTAAACCTGAGACCCATTTTGTTCACTTCAACGCTTTTATTGTATGTCAGTAAAGTCAAACTGGTGTCACAGTGGTCTGGGGGAGTGAGGGATCAAACCTGAGTAATATTCTACATAGACACAGCGTGAagagaaaatacacaaattacCTCACGTCTCCTCTGTCTACTTCCCACACATGCCGTCCATTCAAGATCGCTGAGAACATGCTGTCCACCTAGTCCCCCTATCCCAGATCTAATTATGTTTGCTCTTGGAAACCATCCATGCCAGTAATTATCCAGCAATGTAGAATGTTCCTGTCCTGCGGCGCTAATGTCAGGCCCCGCATGACTCTGCAGTAATGACTCCGCTCCTAAGTTCAAAGGTCAACCAATCAATAATACTGCAGCATGGGGCGGCGGTGGTGatatctctctgtctgcccaAAGTAATGGAGGGTGGCCCAGAGGGTAATTGACTATTAAATACTACACTGTAGGGGATGGGCGtagaatgtgtgtatgtgcttgcacgtgtatttgtttatgtgcatgttcGTTTTTTTTAGCTACATTTGTCAAATTCAGTTGTCAAAAATCTTATTTCGACTGAATCTAGACCGAGACCAGACTTGATTGTAGATATTATAAGTTATGTGACAACTTATAACAGCTGCAGATCAGTCACACATATTCAGACATGGCGAGTCATGTACCACAGATGTACCGCACCGTTGTTATCAACCATTGtccctttatttttcattgGTTAATTCTGTCATATTATTTCAAGCCAAATTCATAAACACAGGTTTTTTCTTAATGAAGTCTGCAAAAAGTTATCACAGTTGAAAATGGCAAATTTTATGATTTTAGTCTGAATAATTCCACTACATTATTCTTTAGAAGCTTCGTATCCCCTGCACTGGGGTCATTTTAGTTTTTACCTGCCTCTGATTTGCAGGGGACAGTTGGGAGTGTAACAGTAATGGGTGTAATGAGTGCAACAGCGGAGTAGGGGCTCTGATGTGAGCCCCAGGAGAGTGAAGCTGGGCATTTTACTGTGTTGCAGTGCTGGTGTTCATTAAAGAAGATTATTCCAAGAGAACAGTAGCTCACTTATTACCCACAGACCAGGGAGACAGGAGAATGTTATTcagcaagaaaacacatttacaaagctTTTACCATTGTCAATAGACATATTAATGACTTTGGTTATTGTCTAGTGCTAGTGAGTAAGTTaatgatttgttttctcttctcacAATTCTCCACTCTCTTGCTCAGATCATGTCGGCAGCTCAGACACTGGCCCTGCACCCATCCAGTAAGATTGCTAAGGAGAACCTGGAGGTGTTCTGTGAGGCCTGGGAGTCGCAGCTCTGTGACATGGCCCTGCTACTGAGGGAGATCAATGATGTCTTTGAAGGCAGGCGAGGTtggtttttgttcagtttaacGATGCTTGCGTGCATTTGGGTGGGTCGGGGTGGTAGGACAGACagcgcactcacacacacgagAAAAACAGTCTTTTGGAAAGTGTGTAGCAGAAGCAAACACAGGCAAAATGTGCTATCTGTGGTATTTTACCCTGAAAGAAATCAAATTCTCTAATAACACCTTGGTGAATTATTTTGCACCTGAAAACTTCAATAGCCTCTATGAAAGTTGAAGTTGTGGCAAAGCAAGCAGCATGAGtatatctttttaaaaattaattatcACGGACTGTGGGAAATATTCTGTGAAAAGAACTACGTCAATGCCATTAAACACCCATGCATTTATTCCTCCTCTGTACTTCCACTCTATTCACTATTGTGCCGATTACCTGAAGTGTCCAAGTCACGGACAGTGCCTCTTACAAACTCATCTGTTTGCATCCTCACTGACAGAGAATCAGACAAAGAGTACATGTAACCACTCCAGCCTATGTGACTATGTATATATTTGCATCTACTGTACATTTATCCACCTTTGTATGATGTTTGTTTTAAGGACTGTTGGATTCAAGTGCTGTTAACcttgtgttttcacacactgtAAGTCAGTCAAGACAAGAGGAAGCTGTTCTGGCATATTTTCAAGATGTGGTCGCCCTCACGAATGCGACTCTCACATCAAGTGCAGTAAATATTTTGAAGTGCAGCTCAGTGGGTGAAAGGATCACATCCATCACACTATTGTATTACCATGAAGCCAAAatgctgtgttaaaatgttATATGGACACTGTAGAGAGATTTTCTTCTATTATTTTCTCTTAATCTTCCTCCATAAACATGACGGAAGAGTTTATCATCCCCGAAGTCGATTGAAATGAACCGTGCTGTTCGCGTTTATgatgaaagataaaaatatGTCAGAGGTGGTCAGttataaaagcaaaacagtttCATTACCATAATTACAGAATCACCCTAATTGCCCATCCTAATTGTCTGTAAAAGTCTGGATATCTGCACACAGTATTCAAAGAGAATAATAATAGCAGggtatcattttttcctctAAATCACTCAGCCATCATTAAAATAGGAGATGtgatcattttatgtttttatggggttttttttaaactatgttCAGATAATCATAAGAATTCTCTATTCGTAGGAGACAAAAGACCTTATTTGTCACTGCCCAGACCCGGGGTGAGTATCACACCACCCATCGTCATGAATATTGCAATGATACAATGGTTTGTAATCCTCTGATTAATGCCATTCTCTTTTCCCGCAGAAACACTCGGCTAACTTGAAGACTGCCAAGGCTGTCAAGCTGGATGCAGAGGTAGCATACACCATAAACTCCTCTGGCTTTCAGCACAATACATCACGTCACGTCTTGCACCCTTTTCTGACAGCAGTATATTCATCTCCAGGAAACTTTGTGTCATTCGCTTCAAGAATTGATGGTGTTTGTATTTTAACAGGCTGCAATTTTGCTGGCCAGCAGTTTTGCGCATGCTGTACCCCCACAGGAAGCGGGATTATGCTGATTAGAGAAATTCTGCGTGTATTAACCAATAAAAATAACCCTGTGtgttaatatactgtacatttctaAATTTGCATCGGTTAGACTTTATACTCAAGTCTTTCACATATAGAATTactttgtgtgtttccatttgtgtgtgtgtgtgtgcgtgtgcacacgCGTGCGTGTGCAGGAGCAGACAAGCATGGCCAAGCTGGGTCTGGAGCTCCGTCTGCTGTCATCAGACGTGGACACAGAGGTGGAAAAGTGGGAGGAACAAGAACATGATATTGTCCGGCAGAGCCAGAGCCTGGCCAGTATGGCCTACAACATGTACCTGTTCACCAGGTAACTTCTCGGCACCGCacactacacagacacacacgtgctCAGATTTTATATCTGCAGCTTGCTGAACTGTTACATTCATTTCAGAGCTCAACATTGCAAAGCCTCTTAAGCATCCACACGAATCTCTTTAGAGGATCAGTGTTAATGAGATTCTCGAGCCCCCAGCTATCAATAAATACCAAGCATAGTTTGAGGCACTGACAGGGTTGACATGACTGTGACTCATTCTGACAATAAAATCATTGTGATTCATCAaagtttacagtttttgttgatTGCTCTGGACGTATTTTGTCCTGATCCATCTTTCTCATCCATGTTTCCCttcctcattttctgtgtttcctgtatTGATTCCCCAGAGGGGAGGGGCTGCTGAAAACAACACTAGATCTCTTTCATCAGGCTGAGGTATGTACATCCATATCCGCTAATCTCGCCTTCTCTCCACCTTCTGTTccatttttcttcctgttttatcAAAGTTGTAAATGAATGCATCTGTTGTTTCATTAAACCGAAGACGTACTGGGGCTGACAGATCAATGGGTTAGTAAATGACAGTTTCCCTTCATTTACTGCCCTCTCGTATATCTAATAGGGCATGATAAGGACTTATCATTACGATGGAAATATAATATGGTATGTTCCTGGCCATCTCGGACACATGGGGTGATAACAAACAAGGTTTCTCAGAGGGAGAGTGTATCCTATTGAATTGGGATCATTGCCAATAATGTGCAGTGCTTTGTAGAATCAGGgcccaaaatgtcagaaaggaTTTATTCCATTTGTGGTGAGCAGGGGAgataagagaggaagaggaacgAGAGGGGAAAGAGACGGGGAGGCATACTGataagaagcagagaaaaagtaaaatctCATAATATTTACTCTGTGCTTTTTTGCTACTGAATGGCTTCCTGGTGGAAGTTAAAAGAATTAGTTTTGCTTGTATTTGTGCAAGTTTTTTgatatttgtctctttttttgtgaCTCACTCTTAAGGTTCTTTCTGAAGAGGGGCTCCAACTGTGCTCATCTCTCCGCACTTTTTCCACTCAGGTATATACTAATGCAATAAATCTCTCcgtggaacacacacacacacacacacacacacacacacacacacacacagagtttaggcTGAATACCAAATTAAGCacagtagaaaaaaagaaatctaatgCATATTATATAAAAGAAAGATGATATTCTACTTTTTGTATAAGTAGCAATAAAATGAATGCAGCAGAATAttgctgaaaagaaagaaatttacttatttttatatattataccTTTGCTTCTCTGGTTGACTACAGTATACGGACAGGAAGCTCAGCTTAGAAACAAATAAAGGTTCAAATGAagccaaagagaaaagaaaactgtttattttcttttgaacaGGTTGAGCTTCTAACCCATCtgtatacagacacacacacacacacacacactggcacctgtgcccccacccacacacacacacccatatcaCCCACTCTGGCATGCCACGGTGCCAGGTCTGCCTTATAAATCACACAGCAAGAGCAGGAAATTAAGGCTGTCAAACACTTTCaccatcttctttttttcctccgaGTTCAGATCCAGCAAACAAACGTAGCCTCAGTACCTTTCTTCCTCTTGCCCTCCACCAACTTCTTCCCCAGGTCCTCCAAGTTTAATTAAATGGCTCTTTTTGGCAGCCATTAACGACTGCCATTTGTCACTgatgtgtctgtgggtgtgtgtatgtttgcgcACATGTGCAGAGGGGAAGAGTGTGGGGGAGTTGACTGCGACTGCAATTCATAATCAGGTGGCCCGGCTCTTCAACTTGCCTCACGCTTTCTGATTAATTACATCAAACAAACCGGTGCTAATGGAGTCCCTCTGTCTCGCCCTGCACTCCCATAGTTCTTTGGCACCCAGCTCACTTGTGGCACACCTGTGTTGCTCTCATTGAAAATTATGAAACTATTTATGCAAATGAGCTTGAGCGTTTTTAATTGAGGTTTTAATAAGAGGTTTTGTGTACTTTTGTCACTCATGAATAGTGCTACCCTGAATAACAGAGCTTGAGTTTTTTGGGTCATTTGTGGCCTTGTGAACACATGTAACCGAAGCAGATTGATGGCCCCCGTGACTGAGATCTGGGGATTAACTCAGCTGGATAACAGACTTAAGCAGTAGATCATGACCTGGCTGTTGCTGATGGATTACATCAAGCAACacta is a genomic window of Toxotes jaculatrix isolate fToxJac2 chromosome 13, fToxJac2.pri, whole genome shotgun sequence containing:
- the ctnnal1 gene encoding alpha-catulin — its product is MASSPCGNSNFDSGLEIKTRSVEQTLIPLVSQITTLINHKDKPKKSERTLAAIHRVGQAVSVAVGRFVAVGEAIAAENQELKDEMGQACFEARRAGDAIAQLTDVGSALPSQSDGRVTVFSDRTGMVKAARLLLSSVTKVLVLADRIVIKQIITSRNKVLVTLDHLERVSTFQEFVQIFSQFGNEMVEFAHLTGDRQNDLKDEKKKARMAAARAVLEKCTMMLLTASKTCLRHPDCESARINKDAVFHRMRCALEQVIEIVTEARSCGENKILPASIYNGIKDFKSSVECLRENLYSLSPQSVGSQLEALVERTEDFTDSAYTSHEQRQAILSLCQLARQDTQQLMHAWIEAQSIHAKEATEDMEVAILKTCQSVIDLRRELHKVAVSRASDLLKVHGEQLPLRALKAAGAEGNLEAVAEYSRTLTEQKEQLVETCRLLCHVSGTEPLEITCIHAEETFHVIGPQIMSAAQTLALHPSSKIAKENLEVFCEAWESQLCDMALLLREINDVFEGRRGDKRPYLSLPRPGKHSANLKTAKAVKLDAEEQTSMAKLGLELRLLSSDVDTEVEKWEEQEHDIVRQSQSLASMAYNMYLFTRGEGLLKTTLDLFHQAEVLSEEGLQLCSSLRTFSTQLVDEEKSVVIAEMEKLVALCQQLQMGAKTPVQGKTATFQKVDSSIQTTRGILTVVLSLLPLCNKLNKKYKSERSSLGSPHDWRERQDASTPVKEEGALNSKNSNGFGVKTLEQHMAGLNLLESK